A single region of the Lotus japonicus ecotype B-129 chromosome 4, LjGifu_v1.2 genome encodes:
- the LOC130714327 gene encoding probable disease resistance protein At5g66900 has protein sequence MVVGDLFSGGAVGAVLQELLKSALELIDKGRDFKPSIERNMETLDALTPLVEEIKRFNNELDRPREEVGKLESEIIAGKELVNKCSKFRWWRLVSFPRYRDKLHAKDKKLVRHVSVDMQVQMARDTKETLCKVREIVEILMKELRFGGNGGVLLRGLSGAPEKPEFTVGFDEPLRKLKIELIKGGGVCVLLVTGLGGSGKSTLAKKLCWDDQVRGKFDGNIFFVTVSKTPNLMTIVQTLFEHCGQQVSGFQSDEDAINRLGLLLRQVAVGGSPILLVLDDVWPGSEALVEKFKFQIPDYKILVTSRVAFPRFGNQYHLKPLDHRDAVSLFHHFAELKFTSSYMPDEDLVQEIVRGCKGSPLALEVIGGTLCNQPFEVWEIMMERLKSQSIFKSNNDLLSRLQNSLDILEGESSNKEKECFMNLGLFPEDQRIRVSSLIDMCAELYGLDEDGKKVMNIIHNLKNKNLVNVIVRRKAALDTDLNYNNHFLTQHDLLRELAIDQSSQEPFDQRERLIIDLSRNNRPEWWVGQNQQGIISRVFSSFFPIGWMNQKQRQVVARTLSISTDETFDSDWCSMQPNEAEVLVLNIRSSEYTLPEFTKKMRKLKVLIVINYGSQPAELNKFELLGSLPYLKRIRLEKVSVPELCELKSLRKLSLYMCNTREAFESSSIQISDALPHLVEMNIDYCNDLVELPPELCKISTLKKLSITNCHKLSALPQEIGKLENLELLRLSSCSELLEIPKSVGRLRKLSCLDISDCVSLKHIPDDIGDLHCLKKLYMLGCSGLSELPISVMNFGELKHLICVICDEEVAALWEYFPNLPNLKIEVSKRDISLNWLSGCRSKD, from the exons ATGGTGGTCGGAGATTTATTCAGCGGCGGCGCCGTCGGAGCAGTACTCCAAGAGTTGCTAAAATCAGCTCTAGAACTCATCGACAAAGGTCGAGATTTCAAACCTTCCATTGAACGAAACATGGAGACTCTAGATGCTTTAACTCCTCTGGTCGAAGAAATCAAGCGATTCAACAACGAGTTGGATCGTCCCAGAGAGGAAGTGGGAAAATTGGAGAGTGAGATTATTGCCGGGAAAGAGCTTGtgaacaagtgttccaagtttCGGTGGTGGAGGTTGGTTTCGTTCCCTCGGTACCGTGATAAGCTTCATGCGAAGGACAAGAAGCTTGTGAGGCATGTTTCAGTGGATATGCAGGTTCAGATGGCGAGGGATACGAAGGAGACGCTGTGTAAGGTGAGGGAGATTGTGGAGATTCTGATGAAGGAGCTGCGTTTTGGTGGGAATGGGGGAGTTTTGTTGAGGGGTTTGAGTGGGGCTCCTGAGAAACCTGAGTTTACTGTTGggtttgatgagcctttgaggAAGTTGAAGATTGAGCTGATTAAAGGTGGAGGTGTCTGTGTTTTGTTGGTGACTGGTTTAGGAGGATCAGGGAAGAGTACATTGGCCAAGAAGCTCTGTTGGGATGACCAAGTTAGAG gCAAGTTCGATGGGAACATCTTCTTTGTGACTGTCTCAAAAACACCCAACTTGATGACCATTGTCCAGACTTTATTTGAACACTGTGGACAGCAGGTGTCTGGGTTTCAAAGTGATGAAGATGCAATTAACCGGTTGGGACTTTTGCTGAGGCAAGTTGCAGTTGGGGGAAGTCCAATATTGTTGGTTCTAGATGACGTTTGGCCTGGGTCTGAAGCCCTTGTTGAAAAATTTAAATTCCAGATACCAGATTACAAGATTTTGGTTACTTCAAGAGTTGCATTTCCAAGATTTGGCAATCAATACCACTTGAAGCCACTTGATCATCGTGATGCAGTGTCCCTCTTCCATCACTTTGCTGAACTCAAATTTACCAGCTCATACATGCCTGATGAAGATCTTGTCCAAGAG ATAGTGAGAGGTTGTAAGGGCTCACCTTTGGCCCTTGAAGTCATTGGTGGAACTCTGTGTAATCAGCCTTTTGAGGTCTGGGAAATTATGATGGAACGGTTGAAAAGTCAGTCCATTTTCAAGTCTAATAATGACTTACTTAGTCGTCTCCAGAATAGCTTGGATATATTGGAGGGTGAGTCCTCCAACAAGGAGAAGGAATGTTTCATGAACCTAGGGCTATTTCCTGAAGACCAAAGAATCCGTGTGTCTTCCCTGATTGACATGTGTGCTGAACTGTATGGACTAGATGAGGATGGGAAGAAAGTCATGAACATTATCCATAATTTGAAAAACAAGAATTTAGTCAATGTCATTGTTAGAAG GAAAGCTGCATTGGACACAGATTTGAACTACAATAACCACTTCCTCACGCAGCATGATCTCCTTAGGGAGCTCGCCATCGACCAAAGCAGTCAAGAACCCTTTGATCAGAGGGAAAGACTGATAATTGACTTGAGTCGAAATAATCGTCCTGAATGGTGGGTAGGACAAAATCAACAAGGTATCATTTCCCGTGTATTCTCGTCATTCTTTCCAATAGGGTGGATGAACCAGAAGCAAAGACAGGTGGTTGCGCGTACACTGTCTATTTCAACTG ATGAAACATTTGATTCTGATTGGTGCAGCATGCAACCTAATGAAGCTGAGGTTCTGGTTTTAAACATTCGGTCGAGCGAGTACACCTTGCCAGAGTTCACTAAGAAAATGAGGAAACTGAAAGTTTTGATAGTCATAAATTACGGTTCTCAACCTGCTGAATTGAACAAATTTGAGCTACTCGGTTCATTACCTTACTTGAAAAGAATTAGGTTGGAGAAGGTTTCAGTTCCTGAGCTATGTGAACTGAAGAGTCTGCGTAAATTATCCCTTTATATGTGTAATACAAGGGAAGCTTTTGAAAGCAGTTCTATCCAAATCTCAGATGCACTGCCACATCTAGTGGAGATGAACATTGACTATTGCAATGATTTGGTGGAGTTGCCTCCTGAGCTATGTAAAATTTCCACCTTGAAGAAGCTTAGCATTACCAATTGTCACAAGCTTTCTGCACTACCCCAAGAAATTGGAAAGCTTGAGAATTTGGAACTGCTAAGGCTTAGTTCCTGCTCTGAGTTGCTCGAGATTCCAAAGTCCGTTGGAAGACTTCGTAAGCTAAGCTGTCTTGACATCTCAGACTGTGTAAGCCTTAAACATATACCAGATGACATTGGGGACTTGCATTGTCTTAAGAAGCTGTATATGTTGGGTTGCTCAGGGTTGAGTGAATTGCCAATCTCGGTGATGAACTTTGGAGAGTTAAAACATCTAATCTGTGTTATCTGCGATGAAGAGGTGGCTGCTTTGTGGGAATATTTCCCTAACCTTCCCAATCTGAAGATTGAGGTGTCCAAAAGAGATATTAGCTTGAACTGGCTTTCCGGATGTCGTTCCAAAGACTAA
- the LOC130714328 gene encoding serine/threonine-protein kinase SRK2I-like, which produces MDRAAMTVGPGMDMPIMHDSDRYDLVRDIGSGNFGVARLMQDKQTKELVAVKYIERGDKIDENVKREIINHRSLRHPNIVRFKEVILTPTHLAIVMEYASGGELFERICNAGRFTEDEARFFFQQLISGVSYCHAMQVCHRDLKLENTLLDGSPTPRLKICDFGYSKSSVLHSQPKSTVGTPAYIAPEVLLKQEYDGKIADVWSCGVTLYVMLVGAYPFEDPNEPKDFRKTIQRVLSVQYSIPDFVQISPECRHLISRIFVFDPAERITMPEIWKHEWFRKKLPADLMDERIMSNQFEEPDQPMQSIDTIMQIISEATIPAAGACSLDKFMMDNIDMDDDFDELDSESELDIDSSGEIVYAIY; this is translated from the exons ATGGATCGGGCGGCGATGACGGTTGGACCAGGCATGGACATGCCGATCATGCACGACAGCGACCGTTACGATCTGGTTCGCGATATCGGGTCCGGGAACTTCGGCGTGGCGAGGCTGATGCAGGATAAGCAAACCAAGGAGCTCGTTGCCGTCAAGTATATCGAACGCGGTGATAAG ATTGATGAAAATGTCAAGAGAGAAATCATTAATCACAGATCTCTGAGACACCCCAACATTGTTAGGTTTAAGGAG GTCATTTTAACACCTACTCATCTGGCCATTGTAATGGAATATGCTTCTGGTGGAGAACTTTTCGAGCGAATCTGCAATGCTGGGCGTTTTACCGAAGACGAG GCTCGATTCTTCTTTCAACAACTCATATCTGGTGTCAGCTATTGCCATGCAATG CAAGTATGTCACCGGGACCTgaagttggaaaatactttgcTGGATGGGAGCCCGACTCCTCGTTTGAAGATATGTGATTTTGGGTACTCAAAG TCTTCAGTGCTTCATTCACAACCAAAATCAACTGTGGGAACTCCTGCATATATTGCTCCAGAAGTATTATTGAAACAAGAGTATGATGGCAAG ATTGCAGATGTCTGGTCATGTGGAGTAACCTTATATGTAATGCTAGTGGGAGCATATCCTTTTGAAGATCCTAATGAACCAAAGGATTTCCGGAAGACAATTCAG AGAGTTCTGAGTGTCCAGTATTCCATTCCAGACTTTGTTCAAATATCTCCAGAGTGTCGCCACCTTATATCCAGGATCTTTGTTTTTGACCCTGCAGAG AGAATCACAATGCCTGAAATCTGGAAACATGAATGGTTTCGGAAGAAGCTCCCTGCTGACCTGATGGATGAGAGGATAATGAGTAACCAATTTGAAGAGCCAGACCAACCCATGCAGAGCATTGATACGATCATGCAGATAATTTCAGAAGCTACCATACCAGCTGCTGGGGCCTGTTCTTTAGACAAGTTTATGATGGATAACATTGACATGGATGACGACTTTGACGAATTGGATTCTGAATCGGAGCTTGATATAGATAGCAGTGGGGAGATAGTGTATGCCATATACTAA